A stretch of the Haloarcula ordinaria genome encodes the following:
- a CDS encoding DUF1405 domain-containing protein produces MATEEGVGSRIEGVVARFFDAPLPDPQGLPRYVAPLPEWLENVGLRLAWPIAIVNLLGTLFGFWYYAGRPFDLAAPLVEGQLGAAPVAAYPLIPDSPVATMFIGLSFAAWKLGRDAEWMHTLAFFGCIKLGLWTPFVQLVVNGPGGIAAWLYWFLILSHMAMAVEAFIIHRYARFSVPAVAVAVFWYGFNDVVDYFVPVLGGPHHTWLRGEPLIAAGQFDHTVLAHDLAAGWAVVLTILATFFALATRIEKVKRRSDGA; encoded by the coding sequence ATGGCTACCGAAGAGGGCGTGGGCAGCCGTATCGAGGGCGTGGTCGCCCGCTTTTTCGACGCCCCGCTGCCCGACCCACAGGGGTTGCCCCGCTACGTCGCGCCGCTGCCGGAGTGGCTGGAGAACGTCGGCCTGCGACTGGCCTGGCCCATCGCCATCGTCAATCTCCTGGGGACGCTCTTCGGGTTCTGGTACTACGCCGGCCGACCGTTCGACCTCGCGGCACCGCTGGTCGAGGGGCAGCTGGGTGCCGCCCCAGTGGCGGCCTATCCCCTGATTCCGGACTCGCCGGTGGCGACGATGTTCATCGGGCTCTCCTTCGCCGCCTGGAAGCTCGGCCGGGACGCCGAGTGGATGCACACGCTCGCCTTCTTCGGCTGTATCAAGCTCGGCCTCTGGACGCCGTTCGTCCAGCTGGTCGTCAACGGTCCCGGGGGCATCGCCGCGTGGCTCTACTGGTTTCTCATCCTCTCGCACATGGCGATGGCCGTCGAGGCGTTCATCATCCACCGCTACGCCCGCTTCAGCGTGCCTGCGGTCGCCGTCGCCGTCTTCTGGTACGGGTTCAACGATGTCGTGGATTACTTCGTCCCGGTGCTGGGCGGTCCCCACCACACCTGGCTCCGCGGCGAACCCCTGATTGCGGCCGGCCAGTTCGACCACACCGTGCTGGCGCACGACCTGGCCGCCGGGTGGGCCGTCGTCCTTACGATTCTGGCGACCTTCTTCGCGCTGGCGACGCGTATCGAGAAGGTGAAGCGTCGGTCCGACGGGGCCTGA
- the pdxS gene encoding pyridoxal 5'-phosphate synthase lyase subunit PdxS, with translation MAEATDLEELRRGTELVKRGFAKMQKGGVIMDVVTAEQARIAEDVGAVAVMNLEAVPADIRKRGGVARMADPASLQAVIDEVSIPVMGKARIGHVKEAEILEAAGADMLDESEVLTPADDRYHIDKREFTAPFVCGARNLQEALRRIDEGAAMIRTKGEAGTGDVNQAVHHQRNIKGAIRKLEGMNYEEREKWAREHEAPAELVHETADMGRLPVVNFAAGGIATPADAALMMHHGCDGIFVGSGIFGAEDPEAMGTAIVEAVNNWDDAEALTEISKNVGKGMKGDANVDLPEEEKMQGRGV, from the coding sequence ATGGCTGAAGCAACCGATCTAGAGGAGCTCCGCCGCGGCACCGAACTGGTCAAACGCGGCTTCGCGAAGATGCAGAAGGGCGGCGTCATCATGGACGTCGTCACCGCCGAGCAGGCCCGCATCGCCGAGGACGTCGGCGCCGTCGCGGTGATGAACCTCGAGGCCGTCCCGGCCGACATCCGCAAGCGCGGCGGCGTCGCCCGGATGGCCGACCCGGCCTCGCTCCAGGCGGTCATCGACGAGGTCTCCATCCCGGTGATGGGCAAGGCCCGAATCGGCCACGTGAAGGAGGCCGAGATTCTGGAGGCCGCCGGCGCCGACATGCTCGACGAGAGCGAGGTCCTGACGCCGGCGGACGACCGCTACCACATCGACAAGCGGGAGTTCACCGCCCCGTTCGTCTGTGGCGCCCGGAACCTCCAGGAGGCCCTGCGCCGCATCGACGAGGGCGCAGCGATGATTCGGACGAAGGGCGAGGCCGGCACGGGCGACGTCAACCAGGCCGTCCACCACCAGCGCAACATCAAGGGCGCCATCCGCAAGCTCGAGGGGATGAACTACGAGGAACGCGAGAAGTGGGCCCGCGAGCACGAGGCACCTGCCGAACTCGTCCACGAGACGGCCGACATGGGCCGACTGCCCGTCGTCAACTTCGCCGCCGGCGGCATCGCGACGCCGGCCGACGCCGCGCTGATGATGCACCACGGCTGTGACGGCATCTTCGTCGGTTCGGGCATCTTCGGTGCCGAGGACCCCGAGGCGATGGGCACCGCCATCGTCGAGGCCGTCAACAACTGGGACGACGCCGAGGCCCTGACAGAGATCAGCAAGAACGTCGGCAAGGGCATGAAGGGCGACGCCAACGTCGACCTGCCCGAAGAAGAGAAGATGCAGGGCCGCGGCGTCTGA
- a CDS encoding universal stress protein, which produces MPPIDELTILVPVDISVADPPGLDIIDHLEPLEVVLLGYFPVPDQAEPALIKDEYEDEAESRLVAIAEGRPDLTEVLVFTHDREATIDRVADQYGCDAVLAPGAVTDIGRVLVPIRGDVNLDRIISVTARLIEASDATVTLFHSVSADADESYGEFLLRGATERLEEFGIDEDRVDWELSEGGNPSQEIIDLGNEFDIVVLGESEPSLVDRIIGDVLSRIVDDLESPALIVRDTE; this is translated from the coding sequence ATGCCACCCATCGACGAACTGACCATTCTCGTCCCGGTCGACATCTCGGTGGCCGACCCACCGGGACTCGACATCATCGACCACCTCGAACCGCTGGAGGTCGTCCTGCTCGGGTACTTTCCGGTGCCCGACCAGGCAGAGCCCGCGCTCATCAAAGACGAGTACGAGGACGAGGCCGAGTCGCGGCTGGTCGCCATCGCGGAGGGACGACCCGACCTGACGGAGGTCCTCGTCTTCACGCACGACCGTGAGGCGACCATCGACCGGGTGGCAGACCAGTACGGCTGTGACGCCGTGCTGGCACCGGGTGCGGTGACGGACATCGGCCGCGTCCTGGTGCCGATTCGCGGCGACGTGAACCTCGACCGCATCATCTCGGTCACCGCACGCCTGATCGAAGCCAGCGACGCGACGGTGACGCTCTTCCACTCGGTCTCGGCGGACGCCGACGAGAGCTACGGCGAGTTCCTCCTGCGGGGCGCGACCGAGCGACTGGAGGAGTTCGGCATCGACGAGGACCGGGTCGACTGGGAGCTCTCGGAGGGCGGCAATCCGTCCCAGGAGATAATCGACCTGGGCAACGAGTTCGACATCGTCGTCCTCGGCGAGTCCGAACCCTCGCTCGTCGACCGCATCATCGGCGACGTCCTTTCCCGCATCGTCGACGACCTCGAGAGCCCGGCACTCATCGTGAGGGACACCGAATGA
- a CDS encoding DUF2150 family protein, which produces MSTPPGEYYTDERWQNWIDRIDEEDVDPEDEDSARLLLNLQDDTAIAVAKILTDYEDGTIDEETTLGELAGVREVVLSEINIDDEEKLMLIDGVQTSLVCVFYAAEEYVAEGVADDASVAEYVEAAADAEAEEDLDAALGYCVQAGTRIIDGDELAIDVAEDIEYGLVSEWVNGLDSLQTALSDPEVVEEDDE; this is translated from the coding sequence ATGAGCACTCCGCCGGGGGAGTATTACACCGACGAACGCTGGCAGAACTGGATTGACCGTATCGACGAGGAGGACGTCGACCCCGAGGACGAGGACTCGGCGCGACTCCTGTTGAACCTCCAGGACGACACAGCCATCGCCGTCGCGAAGATACTCACTGACTACGAGGACGGGACGATAGACGAAGAGACGACCCTCGGCGAGCTGGCCGGTGTCCGCGAGGTCGTGCTCTCGGAGATCAACATCGACGACGAGGAGAAACTGATGCTCATCGACGGCGTCCAGACGTCGCTCGTCTGTGTCTTCTACGCCGCCGAGGAGTACGTCGCCGAAGGCGTCGCCGACGACGCGAGCGTCGCCGAGTACGTCGAGGCCGCCGCCGACGCCGAGGCCGAAGAGGACCTCGACGCCGCGCTGGGCTACTGCGTCCAGGCCGGCACCCGCATCATCGACGGCGACGAACTCGCGATCGACGTCGCCGAGGACATCGAGTACGGCCTCGTCTCCGAGTGGGTCAACGGACTCGACAGCCTCCAGACGGCGCTCTCGGACCCGGAAGTCGTCGAGGAAGACGACGAGTAA
- a CDS encoding thiol-disulfide oxidoreductase DCC family protein, giving the protein MATPSESDRDAATIVDELDQPILLFDGVCNLCNGFVRFVVQFDAAGEFLFAPLQSDVGQELSRRHNLKTEDFDSVVLVEDGEVYTKSTAVLRVCRRLDGPWPLLTPLSAVPTGISDSVYDLVAENRYRVFGKKDACPVPEPELRERFANRTFD; this is encoded by the coding sequence ATGGCGACGCCGTCAGAGTCAGACCGGGACGCGGCGACCATCGTGGACGAGCTCGACCAGCCGATTCTGCTGTTCGACGGCGTCTGCAACCTCTGTAACGGATTCGTCCGCTTCGTCGTGCAGTTCGACGCGGCCGGCGAATTCCTGTTCGCCCCGCTGCAGTCCGACGTCGGCCAGGAGCTGTCGCGGCGACACAACCTCAAGACCGAGGACTTCGACTCGGTGGTCCTCGTCGAGGACGGCGAGGTGTACACGAAGTCGACGGCCGTGTTGCGCGTCTGTCGCCGTCTGGACGGTCCCTGGCCCCTCCTGACTCCCCTGTCGGCCGTCCCGACCGGAATCAGCGATAGCGTGTACGACCTCGTCGCCGAGAACCGCTACCGCGTCTTCGGCAAGAAAGACGCCTGTCCCGTCCCGGAACCCGAGCTTCGCGAGCGGTTCGCGAACCGGACCTTCGACTGA
- a CDS encoding valine--tRNA ligase, whose translation MSDTQDPPTEESTADQQGLDGEYDPREVEPKWQDHWVNADTYAYDGDADTRFTIDTPPPTVSGNLHMGHLYQFTLQDFVARYHRMADDTVYFPFGYDDNGIASERLTERELDIRHQDYPRREFQEKCREVCATYEDEFTQDVQSLAISVDWDNTYKTIEPRVQRISQLSFLDLYEQGREYRQRAPTIWCPDCETAISQVEQEDEDKHTKFNDIAFDLLADGDGPVEDETFTISTTRPELLPACVSVFVHPDDEDNEHLVGGTAKVPLFGQEVPIIADERVDMETGSGIVMCCTFGDQNDIEWYQAHDLDLRLAIDESATMTDLAGDYEGMSTTQARAAIIEDLDVEGYLLESRDHEHTVQVHERCGVEVEYLVTEQWYIKLLDKKEEYLEAGREMEWFPEKMYSRYQHWIEGLEWDWCISRQRDSGIPIPVWYCEDCGDPVLAEPEQLPADPLSDDPPVDACSECGHSAFTPEEDVFDTWATSSLTPLVNAGWDYNADTEAFEMSMPELYPFDLRPQGHDIISFWLFHTVVKCYEHTDQVPFENVMINGMVLDENREAMSKSKGNVIPPSEVLEEFPVDAARYWAAGTSIGDDFPYKEGDLEAGERLLQKLWNASRLVDQLTPAEVPAEPDDLSAVDRWLLAELDETIDSVTAKFEDYAFSKARNELRSFFWNTYCDDYLEIAKQRLSDGGDTSTEYTLVHAHRTFLKLFAPFLPHVTEELWEQIYAEDNSVHTTDWPTPGGYEADLDAGETAMEVVSALRRYKTENGLPLNADLEHVEVYGHVAGFEQAIAEAMHVATLDVFEDAPDITTEVSDIDLDYSIVGPEFGSSVGDIDAAIESGDYDIDGDTLVVAGGEFELDAEMFAVEESRTYSGDGEMTETESAVVVVR comes from the coding sequence ATGAGTGACACACAGGACCCACCGACCGAGGAATCGACCGCCGACCAGCAGGGCCTCGACGGGGAGTACGACCCCCGCGAGGTCGAACCCAAGTGGCAGGACCACTGGGTCAACGCCGACACGTACGCCTACGACGGGGACGCCGACACCCGCTTCACCATCGACACGCCACCGCCCACGGTGTCGGGCAACCTCCACATGGGCCACCTCTACCAGTTCACCCTGCAGGACTTCGTGGCCCGCTACCACCGGATGGCCGACGACACCGTCTACTTCCCCTTCGGCTACGACGACAACGGCATCGCCTCGGAGCGGTTGACCGAGCGCGAACTCGACATCCGCCACCAGGACTACCCACGCCGGGAGTTCCAGGAGAAGTGCCGCGAGGTCTGTGCCACCTACGAGGACGAGTTCACGCAGGACGTCCAGTCGCTGGCCATCTCGGTCGACTGGGACAACACCTACAAGACCATCGAGCCGCGCGTCCAGCGCATCTCCCAGCTCTCTTTCCTCGACCTCTACGAGCAGGGCCGGGAGTACCGCCAGCGCGCGCCGACCATCTGGTGTCCCGACTGCGAGACGGCCATCTCGCAGGTCGAACAGGAGGACGAGGACAAGCACACCAAGTTCAACGACATCGCGTTCGACCTGCTGGCGGACGGCGACGGACCGGTCGAGGACGAGACGTTCACCATCTCGACGACGCGGCCCGAACTCCTGCCGGCGTGTGTCTCGGTGTTCGTCCATCCCGACGACGAGGACAACGAGCACCTCGTCGGCGGCACGGCGAAGGTCCCCCTGTTCGGCCAGGAAGTCCCCATCATCGCCGACGAGCGCGTCGACATGGAGACCGGCAGCGGCATCGTCATGTGCTGTACCTTCGGCGACCAGAACGACATCGAGTGGTACCAGGCCCACGACCTGGACCTCCGCCTGGCCATCGACGAGTCGGCGACGATGACCGACCTGGCCGGCGACTACGAGGGCATGAGCACGACGCAGGCCCGCGCGGCCATCATCGAGGACCTGGACGTCGAGGGCTACCTGCTCGAATCGCGTGACCACGAACACACCGTGCAGGTCCACGAGCGCTGCGGCGTCGAGGTCGAGTACCTCGTCACCGAGCAGTGGTACATCAAACTGCTCGACAAGAAGGAGGAGTACCTCGAAGCGGGCCGCGAGATGGAGTGGTTCCCCGAGAAGATGTACTCCCGGTACCAGCACTGGATCGAGGGCCTGGAGTGGGACTGGTGTATCTCCCGCCAGCGCGATTCGGGCATCCCGATTCCGGTCTGGTACTGCGAGGACTGTGGCGACCCCGTCCTCGCGGAACCCGAGCAACTGCCCGCCGACCCCCTCTCGGACGACCCACCGGTCGACGCCTGCTCCGAGTGTGGCCACAGCGCGTTCACGCCCGAGGAGGACGTCTTCGACACCTGGGCCACCTCGTCGCTGACGCCGCTGGTCAACGCCGGATGGGACTACAATGCGGACACCGAGGCGTTCGAGATGTCGATGCCGGAACTCTACCCGTTCGACCTGCGCCCGCAGGGTCACGACATCATCTCCTTCTGGCTGTTCCACACCGTCGTCAAGTGCTACGAGCACACCGACCAGGTCCCCTTCGAGAACGTGATGATAAACGGGATGGTCTTAGACGAGAACCGCGAGGCGATGTCCAAGTCCAAGGGCAACGTCATTCCGCCCAGCGAAGTCCTCGAAGAGTTCCCGGTCGACGCTGCTCGCTACTGGGCCGCCGGCACCTCCATCGGCGACGACTTCCCGTACAAGGAGGGCGACCTCGAAGCCGGCGAGCGCCTCCTCCAGAAGCTCTGGAACGCCTCGCGGCTGGTCGACCAGCTGACGCCCGCCGAGGTGCCGGCCGAACCGGACGACCTCTCGGCGGTCGACCGCTGGCTGCTGGCGGAGCTCGACGAGACCATCGACTCCGTCACCGCGAAGTTCGAGGACTACGCGTTCTCGAAGGCCCGCAACGAACTGCGGTCGTTCTTCTGGAACACCTACTGCGACGACTACCTCGAAATCGCCAAACAGCGCCTCTCCGATGGCGGCGACACTTCGACTGAGTACACGCTGGTCCACGCCCACCGGACCTTCCTCAAGCTCTTCGCTCCGTTCCTCCCGCACGTCACCGAGGAACTGTGGGAACAAATCTATGCTGAGGACAACTCGGTCCACACGACCGACTGGCCCACGCCCGGCGGTTACGAGGCCGACCTGGACGCCGGCGAGACGGCGATGGAGGTCGTCTCTGCACTCCGTCGCTACAAGACCGAGAACGGCCTGCCGCTGAACGCCGACCTCGAGCACGTCGAGGTGTACGGCCACGTCGCGGGCTTCGAGCAGGCCATCGCTGAGGCGATGCACGTCGCGACGCTCGACGTCTTCGAGGACGCCCCGGACATCACCACCGAGGTCAGCGATATCGACCTCGACTACTCCATCGTCGGTCCCGAGTTCGGGAGTTCGGTGGGCGACATCGACGCCGCCATCGAGTCGGGCGACTACGACATCGACGGCGACACACTCGTCGTCGCCGGCGGCGAGTTCGAACTCGACGCGGAGATGTTCGCCGTCGAGGAGTCCCGGACCTACTCCGGTGACGGCGAGATGACCGAGACCGAGAGCGCCGTCGTCGTCGTTCGATAG
- a CDS encoding saccharopine dehydrogenase family protein codes for MPGADSPYDVVVWGATGFTGRLTAEHLAAAAGPDLEWTIAGRTPAKLEALREDLADVDPALAEMEYITGDATDRESLDAIADQTDVVCAAVGPYADYGTPMVEACLDAGTDYCDLTGELQWMRETVESYHERATDEGVRIVHACGFDSVPSDLGTLLVQTHAMETFGAPCSTVRANVSLDGGGFSGGTATSMVGLYEALEDDPALARALDDPHALVPEGHPDGSAAVRGSLPQYDHEAGTWTAPFFMAEVNEKVVHRSNALRGYPYGRSFAYHESMATGGGPIGAALAGAVTGGLALVDQVMSVDPLRQRLDRYVLPDPGEGPSRQAIEDGGFEVRLRGTGAAAEGGDVFTVEGRISSDQDAYGTSGVLVGEAARCLANGDVDSPLDGGVLTPASGIGMPLVERLREAGLTITVDDR; via the coding sequence ATGCCAGGAGCTGATTCTCCGTACGACGTGGTCGTCTGGGGCGCGACAGGGTTCACCGGTCGACTCACCGCCGAGCACCTCGCGGCGGCCGCCGGACCGGACCTCGAGTGGACAATCGCCGGCCGGACACCCGCGAAGCTCGAGGCCCTGCGTGAGGACCTCGCCGATGTCGACCCGGCGCTCGCGGAGATGGAGTACATCACCGGCGACGCCACAGACCGCGAGAGCCTGGACGCCATCGCCGACCAGACCGACGTCGTCTGCGCGGCCGTCGGCCCCTACGCCGACTACGGTACGCCGATGGTCGAGGCGTGTCTGGACGCGGGGACCGACTACTGCGACCTCACCGGCGAACTCCAGTGGATGCGCGAGACCGTCGAGAGCTACCACGAGCGGGCCACAGACGAGGGGGTCCGCATCGTCCACGCCTGCGGGTTCGACTCCGTCCCCAGCGACCTCGGGACGCTCCTCGTCCAGACCCACGCGATGGAGACGTTCGGCGCGCCGTGTTCGACCGTACGAGCCAACGTCTCGCTGGACGGGGGCGGATTCAGCGGCGGGACAGCGACTTCGATGGTGGGGCTCTACGAGGCGCTGGAAGACGACCCAGCCCTCGCGCGGGCGCTCGACGACCCCCACGCGCTCGTTCCGGAGGGCCACCCGGACGGCAGCGCAGCCGTCCGTGGGTCTCTCCCGCAGTACGACCACGAGGCCGGTACGTGGACGGCGCCCTTCTTCATGGCCGAAGTCAACGAGAAGGTGGTCCACCGCTCGAACGCCCTCCGCGGGTACCCCTACGGCCGGAGTTTCGCGTACCACGAGAGCATGGCGACCGGCGGGGGACCAATCGGCGCAGCCCTTGCCGGCGCTGTCACCGGCGGACTGGCGCTGGTCGACCAGGTCATGTCGGTCGACCCGCTCCGGCAGCGACTAGACCGGTACGTCCTCCCGGACCCGGGAGAGGGGCCGAGCAGGCAGGCCATCGAGGATGGCGGCTTCGAGGTCCGTCTCCGGGGAACCGGCGCAGCGGCCGAGGGGGGCGACGTGTTCACCGTCGAGGGACGTATCTCGTCCGACCAGGACGCCTACGGCACCAGCGGGGTGCTGGTGGGCGAAGCCGCCCGGTGTCTGGCGAACGGCGACGTCGACTCGCCGCTGGACGGTGGCGTGCTGACGCCCGCGTCGGGCATCGGGATGCCGCTGGTCGAGCGGCTCCGCGAGGCCGGGCTGACGATAACCGTCGACGACCGGTGA
- a CDS encoding mechanosensitive ion channel family protein — protein MQQSQVARLTQQALDLLERLTTTEGRLVVTVGLLLVTAIVALLFLPLAVRQVQRLVSSRYMTGHVAETADAIGEYVPTSFSGLLLRLAQLSVLAVAGLGMLVVWGLFEWAVTLTDFFLSAVPDLFKGGLSLFLVVLGFAASEQLKKTVARLGDGSDRITQHQEEIILRVGQVVIVVTVLASALTLWGVNLSGLLVGAGFLGIVVGMAARQTLGALIAGFVLMFSRPFTIGDWVEIGDNEGIVTDITIFNTRVENFDGEFVVIPNDRVADQAITNRSQKGLLRLTLDVGVDYETDIEWAQDVARSAMTDVKHVIDSPPPHVVLKNFGDSAVVMELRFWIDHPTPPRKWRAISAVVREIKTAFDSEGIEIPFPQRTLSGREDGFDARVTTEGERVVADGDGDGGDD, from the coding sequence ATGCAGCAGTCACAGGTGGCCAGACTCACCCAGCAGGCCCTCGACCTGCTGGAGCGGCTGACGACGACCGAGGGTCGGCTCGTCGTCACCGTCGGCCTCCTCCTCGTGACGGCCATCGTCGCGCTGCTCTTCTTGCCCCTGGCGGTGCGACAGGTCCAGCGGCTCGTCAGCTCCCGCTACATGACCGGGCACGTCGCCGAGACGGCCGACGCCATCGGCGAGTACGTCCCGACGTCGTTCTCCGGCTTGCTCCTCCGGCTCGCGCAACTGAGCGTCCTGGCGGTCGCCGGCCTCGGGATGCTGGTCGTCTGGGGCCTCTTCGAGTGGGCCGTGACGCTCACGGACTTCTTCCTCTCGGCGGTCCCGGACCTGTTCAAGGGCGGGCTCTCGCTGTTCCTCGTCGTCCTCGGCTTCGCGGCCTCCGAACAGCTGAAGAAGACCGTCGCGCGCCTCGGCGATGGGTCCGACCGCATCACCCAACATCAAGAGGAGATCATCCTCCGGGTCGGGCAGGTCGTCATCGTCGTCACGGTCCTGGCCAGCGCGTTGACCCTGTGGGGCGTCAACCTCAGCGGCCTGCTCGTCGGGGCTGGCTTCCTCGGCATCGTCGTCGGGATGGCCGCCCGGCAGACCCTCGGAGCGCTCATCGCCGGCTTCGTCCTGATGTTCTCCCGCCCCTTCACCATCGGTGACTGGGTCGAGATCGGCGACAACGAGGGCATCGTCACCGACATCACCATCTTCAACACGCGCGTCGAGAACTTCGACGGCGAGTTCGTCGTCATCCCGAACGACCGCGTCGCGGACCAGGCCATCACCAACCGGAGCCAGAAGGGGCTCTTGCGCCTGACGCTGGACGTCGGCGTCGACTACGAGACGGACATCGAGTGGGCACAAGACGTCGCCCGGTCGGCGATGACCGACGTGAAACACGTCATCGACTCGCCGCCCCCGCACGTCGTCCTCAAGAACTTCGGCGACTCCGCCGTCGTGATGGAGCTCCGGTTCTGGATCGACCACCCGACGCCGCCCCGGAAGTGGCGCGCCATCTCGGCCGTCGTTCGCGAGATCAAGACGGCGTTCGACAGCGAGGGTATCGAGATTCCCTTCCCGCAGCGCACGCTCTCCGGTCGCGAGGACGGGTTCGATGCACGGGTCACGACCGAGGGAGAACGTGTGGTCGCGGACGGCGACGGAGACGGTGGCGACGATTAA
- a CDS encoding DUF6293 family protein, whose amino-acid sequence MQTHIVPVGFDYDRLIAPLVRERLGVDRVILLEGAVGSEANVEYSRNLAEKLEQDFQNLLGAETERFVIGDVYDYDDAFEQAFELINAELDAGSEVWVNVSAMPRTVSFAFATAAHSIMVEREGDRDRIHTYYTVPEKYLETELAEELHKQIDLLEDLQESGDSDVSDRATDRLETARDLLAEFDERGTTIGAKEIDGSHIVELPVASFSNVKPFEEVILFTLGEHDEFESVSELAQQLARDLGEEYTDSFRSKVIYNVDRLGPGGKGYIEQEEHGKSYRTRLSRIGELWVRAHSAEDRDHDLL is encoded by the coding sequence ATGCAGACCCACATCGTGCCGGTCGGGTTCGACTACGACCGGCTCATCGCGCCGCTGGTCCGCGAGCGACTCGGCGTCGACCGCGTCATCCTGCTCGAGGGCGCGGTCGGGTCCGAGGCCAACGTCGAGTACTCGCGCAACCTCGCGGAGAAACTGGAGCAGGACTTCCAGAACCTGCTGGGCGCAGAGACCGAACGGTTCGTCATCGGCGACGTCTACGACTACGACGACGCCTTCGAGCAGGCGTTCGAGCTCATCAACGCGGAGCTCGACGCCGGCAGCGAGGTCTGGGTCAACGTCTCGGCGATGCCCCGCACGGTCTCCTTCGCGTTCGCGACGGCCGCCCACTCCATCATGGTCGAACGCGAGGGCGACCGCGACCGCATCCACACCTACTACACCGTCCCGGAGAAGTACCTGGAGACCGAGCTCGCAGAGGAACTGCACAAGCAAATCGACCTGCTGGAAGACCTCCAGGAGTCCGGCGACAGCGACGTCTCGGACCGCGCCACCGACCGCCTCGAAACCGCCCGGGACCTCCTCGCGGAGTTCGACGAGCGCGGGACGACCATCGGCGCGAAGGAGATAGACGGGTCACACATCGTCGAACTCCCGGTCGCCTCCTTCTCGAACGTCAAACCGTTCGAGGAGGTCATCCTCTTCACCCTGGGCGAACACGACGAGTTCGAGTCGGTCTCCGAGCTCGCCCAGCAACTCGCCCGCGACCTGGGCGAGGAGTACACCGACTCTTTCCGCTCGAAGGTCATCTACAACGTCGACCGGCTGGGCCCCGGCGGCAAGGGCTACATCGAACAGGAGGAACACGGGAAGTCCTACCGGACGCGCCTCTCGAGGATTGGGGAGCTGTGGGTCCGCGCGCATTCGGCGGAGGACCGCGACCACGACCTGCTCTAG